Proteins encoded together in one Anoxybacillus flavithermus window:
- the tnpC gene encoding IS66 family transposase: MLTVQQAVFTVESLISKVQQQKQLITHQQQVIEQLLKENKQLRKENEQLKYRVQELEARTKKNSSNSHLPPSSDRFANTRSSRQPSGNKPGGQEGHQGTTLRQVEHPHHRVVHRVHTCQGCGVSLRDVKPFKVDIRQVFDVPPVAIEVTQHEREVKSCPHCRCVQQAEFPSHVTNHVQYGPRLTALVVYLHHIQLIPYKRLSDTIEALYQHSISTGTLANMVKRGREALESNMDIIEDALLESNILHVDETSLRINGKLAWVHVACTSRYTYLASHASRGKKATDEIGILPQYKGTMMHDGFGTYPKYTHATHALCHAHHLRELKGFIEQGHTWAMRMTTFLLAAKQAVEAHHGALSEEEARRWERVYDRILERAQHRLETMTPLPKKALAFVRRLQKRKEEALRFLREVHVPFDNNQAERDLRMVKVKENISGTFRVETFAQSFCITRSIVSTLTKHEKNVWDSLCLLLTGDTLDRVLSTT; encoded by the coding sequence ATGTTGACGGTACAACAAGCTGTATTTACAGTTGAAAGCTTAATCAGCAAAGTCCAACAACAAAAGCAGCTCATTACTCACCAACAACAAGTCATTGAGCAACTGTTGAAAGAAAACAAACAGCTACGCAAAGAAAATGAACAACTGAAGTACCGTGTTCAAGAGCTGGAAGCACGCACGAAAAAAAACAGCTCCAATAGCCATTTGCCCCCATCTTCTGACCGTTTTGCCAACACACGTTCTTCTCGTCAACCATCTGGCAACAAGCCAGGCGGACAAGAAGGACATCAAGGAACGACGCTCCGTCAAGTGGAACATCCACATCATCGTGTCGTCCACCGTGTGCATACGTGTCAAGGATGTGGGGTTTCTTTGCGTGACGTCAAACCGTTCAAAGTCGATATCCGTCAAGTGTTTGATGTCCCTCCTGTGGCGATCGAGGTGACACAACATGAACGTGAAGTGAAATCGTGTCCGCATTGTCGATGCGTGCAACAAGCCGAATTCCCATCCCATGTCACGAATCATGTGCAATACGGTCCACGCCTTACTGCGCTCGTTGTTTATTTACATCATATCCAATTGATCCCGTACAAGCGTTTAAGTGATACAATCGAAGCGTTATATCAACACTCGATTAGTACAGGAACCCTTGCCAATATGGTGAAACGAGGACGCGAAGCGCTGGAATCAAATATGGACATCATCGAAGACGCCTTACTTGAATCCAACATCCTGCATGTCGATGAAACGAGTTTGCGCATCAATGGGAAACTCGCATGGGTGCATGTCGCGTGTACATCGAGATATACATACTTGGCTTCTCACGCTTCTCGTGGAAAGAAAGCAACGGATGAGATCGGGATTCTTCCACAATACAAAGGGACGATGATGCACGATGGGTTCGGTACGTATCCGAAATACACACATGCCACCCATGCCCTTTGTCATGCCCACCATTTGCGTGAGTTAAAAGGATTCATCGAACAAGGGCATACGTGGGCGATGCGCATGACCACGTTTCTGTTAGCCGCCAAGCAAGCCGTCGAAGCCCATCACGGTGCACTTTCCGAAGAAGAAGCGAGACGGTGGGAACGAGTGTATGATCGCATCCTAGAAAGAGCACAACATCGATTGGAAACGATGACACCTCTTCCGAAAAAAGCACTCGCTTTTGTTCGACGGCTTCAGAAACGAAAGGAAGAAGCGTTGCGTTTCTTACGTGAAGTACATGTTCCCTTTGACAACAACCAAGCCGAACGCGATCTTCGCATGGTTAAAGTCAAAGAGAACATTTCGGGTACGTTTCGCGTAGAAACATTCGCCCAGTCTTTTTGTATCACAAGAAGCATCGTTTCCACACTGACGAAACACGAAAAAAACGTGTGGGATTCGTTATGTCTTCTGTTGACGGGTGACACGCTTGATCGCGTTCTTTCTACCACTTAG
- a CDS encoding IS4 family transposase: MDKNTLISSFGKWVSPINIQKLSEQVKELKQDYYTKKLTTEAYIKFLLVAQLLEFKSLEEMSDALVDEDLQKALGFESISASQLSRKNNQINPLILANLFLDLVWKIQRYHYKNGKNMPLKIIDSSTLPLNLTNYKWAKFRKTKAGVKLHLRLVFMDKDTVYPEKAVITTAKEHDRNQLEVLVDDKEAMYVFDRGYVDYERFDRMTDDGYFFVSRLKKNAVIREVYTFSLPDDCHVLSDKMVYIGTTQNRTENVYRLLEVMDTKGNLLRLITNRFDLKAEEISGIYRSRWAIELFFKWLKQHVEIKHFYGMSETAIQNQIFLALITYCLHVLIQLEMKSKKSLLRITRWLKRALWKPAYVWLRKFDGRASP; encoded by the coding sequence ATGGACAAGAATACACTAATTTCATCATTTGGTAAATGGGTTTCACCCATAAATATTCAAAAACTTAGCGAACAAGTCAAAGAATTGAAACAGGACTATTACACAAAAAAGCTGACAACAGAAGCCTATATTAAATTTTTATTGGTAGCCCAACTGCTCGAATTTAAGAGCTTAGAGGAAATGAGTGATGCACTTGTAGACGAAGATCTTCAAAAAGCACTCGGATTTGAATCGATAAGTGCCTCTCAGCTATCCCGAAAAAACAATCAGATCAACCCACTAATTCTTGCAAATTTGTTCTTGGATCTTGTTTGGAAAATTCAACGGTACCATTATAAAAACGGAAAGAATATGCCACTGAAAATCATTGATTCGAGTACACTCCCGTTGAATTTGACCAATTATAAATGGGCAAAATTCCGTAAAACAAAAGCTGGTGTAAAGCTACACTTACGGCTCGTTTTCATGGATAAAGACACCGTCTATCCTGAAAAAGCAGTGATTACGACAGCAAAAGAACATGACCGAAATCAACTCGAAGTCCTAGTGGATGATAAAGAAGCCATGTATGTGTTTGACCGCGGTTATGTGGACTATGAACGTTTTGACCGGATGACAGATGATGGCTATTTCTTCGTTTCAAGACTGAAGAAAAACGCAGTCATTCGTGAAGTCTATACATTTTCACTTCCTGATGATTGTCACGTTCTATCCGATAAAATGGTCTATATTGGTACCACACAAAATCGTACTGAAAATGTCTATCGTCTACTAGAAGTTATGGACACAAAAGGGAACTTACTTCGTTTAATTACCAACCGATTTGATTTAAAAGCAGAAGAGATAAGTGGTATTTACCGATCTCGCTGGGCTATTGAACTCTTTTTCAAATGGCTTAAGCAACACGTAGAAATTAAGCACTTTTATGGAATGAGTGAAACAGCTATTCAAAATCAAATTTTCTTAGCCCTTATCACGTATTGCTTACATGTTCTCATTCAATTGGAGATGAAAAGTAAGAAATCCCTACTTCGAATTACTCGTTGGTTAAAGAGAGCTCTGTGGAAACCAGCTTATGTTTGGTTGCGAAAATTTGATGGGCGAGCCAGTCCATAA
- a CDS encoding IS1380 family transposase, producing the protein MKDFPIRFVLTDEAITPSAGLALVGYLLHQTKLDKRVNALRLPTVRRDVHISHSDVIRSMIGLLATGKTDFDHIEAYRQDDIFSTSMGIRHVPSSPTLRQRLDQLACLPMTETIIWEESMRLLVRQHATLSACWTKGKTTWLPLDIDASPFDNSDTKKEGVSRTYKGFDGFTPLFAYAGKEGYIVHAELRPGKQHVQDNMPSFLTTAIRRARPLTSSRLLVRMDAGNDAEANVHVCLKEDVDFVIKRNLRRESKALWFQIASQKGRRVDDGQTEGVQTYELCLPQTAAIDGHTYTYVQVTQVTERTMERNGQLMLVPDYEVESYWVRLEGYEHVRMSDVLALYHDHATCEQFHSELKSDLDLERLPSGKMKTNALVLVMGAFVYNLLRLIGQDLLSDPRHPLHHKVKRRRIKTIIQTVITMAGRLVRRSRQIWMKLTRRSGYSILLLNVYQKWKEAR; encoded by the coding sequence ATGAAAGATTTCCCGATTCGGTTTGTATTGACAGATGAAGCGATTACTCCAAGTGCTGGGCTTGCTCTCGTGGGCTACTTACTGCACCAAACGAAGCTGGATAAACGAGTAAACGCCCTTCGGCTCCCAACGGTTCGTCGAGATGTGCACATTTCCCATAGCGACGTCATTCGCTCGATGATCGGCTTGCTTGCCACAGGAAAAACGGATTTTGATCATATCGAAGCGTATCGTCAGGACGATATCTTTTCGACATCAATGGGCATTCGGCACGTACCTTCCTCCCCAACGTTGCGACAGCGTCTCGATCAGCTCGCTTGTCTCCCGATGACCGAAACCATCATTTGGGAGGAATCGATGCGTCTGTTGGTTCGACAACACGCTACCTTGTCCGCTTGTTGGACGAAAGGGAAAACGACATGGCTTCCCCTTGATATAGATGCTTCCCCATTTGATAACTCCGATACGAAAAAAGAAGGAGTGAGTCGAACGTATAAAGGATTTGACGGTTTTACGCCGTTGTTTGCGTACGCAGGGAAGGAAGGGTATATCGTTCATGCCGAGCTGCGTCCAGGGAAACAACATGTACAAGACAACATGCCTTCGTTTTTAACTACCGCCATCCGTCGAGCTCGTCCGCTGACCTCGTCTCGTCTGCTTGTCCGCATGGATGCAGGGAACGATGCGGAAGCGAATGTGCACGTATGTCTAAAGGAAGACGTGGACTTTGTCATCAAGCGAAACTTACGCCGAGAATCGAAAGCGCTTTGGTTCCAGATCGCTTCGCAAAAGGGCAGACGCGTCGATGATGGACAAACAGAAGGAGTACAAACGTATGAGTTATGCCTTCCACAGACAGCAGCAATCGATGGACACACGTATACGTACGTTCAAGTCACCCAAGTGACGGAACGAACGATGGAACGAAATGGACAGCTGATGCTCGTTCCTGATTACGAAGTCGAAAGCTACTGGGTGCGCCTCGAAGGATACGAGCATGTTCGAATGAGTGATGTGCTCGCATTGTATCACGATCATGCGACATGCGAACAGTTTCATAGCGAACTGAAAAGCGACTTAGATTTAGAGCGACTTCCATCAGGGAAGATGAAAACGAATGCGCTCGTGTTAGTCATGGGAGCATTCGTGTACAACCTTCTTCGCCTGATTGGACAAGATCTATTAAGCGATCCGAGACATCCATTACATCATAAAGTGAAACGCCGCCGCATCAAGACGATCATTCAGACGGTGATCACGATGGCAGGTCGACTCGTCCGCCGATCACGACAGATCTGGATGAAACTGACGCGAAGGAGTGGGTACAGTATACTCCTACTGAATGTGTATCAAAAATGGAAAGAGGCAAGATAA
- a CDS encoding hydrogenase small subunit, giving the protein MKRKTILEEVLDRGLTRRDFLKMCTALAATMGLDFSQTDQVVAAMEKNYRVPVIWLQFQDCTGCSESFIRSTHPKVESVLFNMISLEYSEALSAASGHQIEAALEHVLEHYPGEYILAVEGSLPTDDAFLTVGGVSAKETFLRAAKGAKAIIAYGSCSSWGGIPAAYPNPTKAKPITYFVKDKPIILVPGCPPIAEVMTGVVAHMITFGRLPELDHLGRPKAFYRHRIHDKCNRRAYFDAGLFAESFDDEGARQGYCLYKVGCKGPTTYNSCAEMRWNGGVSYPIQSGNPCIGCSEKGFWDNGPFFVRRAKIPASQTTINPETVGAIAVGITAAGVAAHAAVTALKKKDEHHDRGE; this is encoded by the coding sequence GTGAAGAGAAAGACGATTTTGGAAGAAGTGCTTGATCGCGGCCTTACGAGACGCGATTTTTTAAAAATGTGTACAGCACTGGCGGCGACAATGGGATTAGATTTTTCGCAAACCGATCAAGTTGTTGCGGCAATGGAAAAAAACTACCGCGTCCCAGTCATTTGGCTACAGTTTCAAGACTGTACAGGTTGTTCTGAATCATTTATTCGCTCTACGCATCCAAAAGTGGAAAGCGTGCTTTTCAACATGATTTCTCTCGAGTATTCAGAAGCGCTTTCTGCTGCTTCAGGCCATCAAATTGAAGCCGCACTTGAACATGTTCTGGAACATTATCCGGGGGAATACATACTTGCGGTAGAAGGAAGTTTGCCAACAGATGATGCGTTTTTAACTGTCGGTGGCGTGTCGGCAAAAGAGACGTTTCTTCGCGCTGCTAAAGGAGCAAAAGCGATTATTGCATATGGAAGCTGTTCGTCGTGGGGCGGAATTCCTGCTGCATATCCGAATCCGACAAAAGCTAAGCCGATTACATATTTCGTGAAAGATAAACCGATCATCTTAGTACCCGGGTGTCCACCGATCGCAGAAGTGATGACGGGAGTGGTTGCCCATATGATTACGTTCGGTAGACTTCCAGAGCTTGATCATCTCGGCAGACCGAAAGCGTTTTATCGTCATCGTATTCATGATAAATGTAATCGTCGCGCATATTTTGATGCGGGATTATTTGCGGAATCGTTTGACGACGAAGGAGCAAGACAAGGATATTGCTTATACAAAGTAGGGTGCAAAGGACCGACAACATATAACTCCTGTGCAGAGATGCGTTGGAACGGAGGAGTGAGCTACCCGATTCAATCTGGAAATCCGTGTATTGGTTGCTCTGAAAAAGGATTTTGGGATAACGGTCCTTTCTTTGTTCGTCGCGCGAAAATCCCTGCTTCTCAAACAACGATTAATCCAGAAACAGTCGGAGCGATTGCTGTCGGTATAACGGCTGCAGGTGTTGCTGCTCACGCTGCTGTCACAGCGTTGAAGAAAAAAGATGAACATCATGATCGAGGTGAATAA
- the tatC gene encoding twin-arginine translocase subunit TatC, which yields MTLVEHLEELRKRIFIVVGALILFFIVGFIFVQDLYRWLIADLDVKLTILSPTDILWVYVMLAGVFAITMTIPVFVWQLWMFVKPALTPRERKVTLSYIPATFLLFVLGLCFGYFVVLPMVFHFLMSLGEDLFATMFTTEKYFRFILNMTIPFAILFELPIIIMFLTSIGLINPYALQKMRKYAYFILVIIAVTITPPDFISDFLVTIPLLLLYEVSISISKFVYKRKEKQVEQEASSE from the coding sequence ATGACGTTAGTTGAACATTTAGAAGAATTGCGCAAGAGAATTTTTATTGTTGTTGGAGCGCTTATTTTATTTTTTATTGTAGGATTTATTTTTGTTCAAGATTTATATCGCTGGCTTATTGCTGATTTAGATGTAAAATTAACCATTTTAAGTCCTACTGATATTTTATGGGTATATGTCATGTTAGCTGGCGTATTCGCGATTACGATGACGATTCCTGTATTTGTTTGGCAACTATGGATGTTCGTGAAGCCTGCTCTTACTCCAAGAGAACGAAAAGTAACGTTATCGTATATTCCAGCGACATTTTTGTTATTTGTTCTCGGTTTATGTTTTGGTTACTTTGTTGTTTTGCCGATGGTGTTCCACTTTTTAATGAGTCTTGGCGAAGATTTGTTCGCGACGATGTTTACAACAGAGAAGTATTTTCGATTTATTTTAAACATGACGATTCCTTTTGCTATATTGTTTGAATTACCAATTATTATTATGTTTTTAACAAGCATTGGTTTAATCAATCCATATGCGTTACAAAAGATGAGAAAATATGCATATTTTATATTAGTTATTATTGCAGTAACTATTACGCCACCAGATTTTATCTCTGACTTTTTAGTAACTATTCCGTTGCTGTTATTGTATGAGGTGAGTATATCTATCTCAAAATTTGTGTATAAACGAAAAGAAAAACAGGTTGAACAAGAAGCGTCTTCAGAATAG
- a CDS encoding twin-arginine translocase TatA/TatE family subunit, whose translation MLSNIGVPGLILILVIALVIFGPKKLPEIGRAFGETLREFKKSTKGLRDEVLEELDEKKETRKS comes from the coding sequence ATGCTTTCAAATATCGGAGTGCCTGGTTTAATTTTAATTCTTGTCATCGCTCTTGTCATTTTCGGACCGAAAAAACTGCCTGAAATTGGACGTGCTTTCGGTGAAACGTTGCGTGAGTTTAAAAAATCAACAAAAGGATTGCGCGATGAAGTATTAGAAGAGCTTGACGAAAAGAAAGAAACGCGTAAATCATAA
- a CDS encoding GIY-YIG nuclease family protein, whose product MGSFLFPSGNYIYVGSAKRNIQSRIRRHMQLEKRKRWHIDYIRPYGEIIHVQTYSSELSECERAQQLFQQYKGQWIVKGFGSSDCRCPSHLIYYKE is encoded by the coding sequence TTGGGTAGTTTTTTATTTCCGAGCGGAAACTATATTTATGTAGGGAGTGCGAAACGAAACATTCAATCACGTATTCGACGTCATATGCAACTGGAAAAACGAAAACGTTGGCATATCGATTACATTCGTCCATATGGAGAAATCATACACGTTCAAACGTATTCCTCTGAACTTAGCGAATGTGAACGCGCTCAACAACTTTTTCAACAATACAAAGGACAATGGATCGTAAAAGGATTTGGTTCATCTGACTGCCGTTGTCCTTCCCACCTTATTTACTATAAAGAATAA
- a CDS encoding YuzL family protein codes for MGKRKKDASKTGLSAPEIKGQGTTEQETGNIELDSSRKKTKRM; via the coding sequence ATGGGAAAACGAAAAAAAGATGCTTCGAAAACAGGATTAAGTGCGCCAGAAATTAAGGGACAAGGAACAACAGAACAGGAAACAGGAAACATTGAGTTGGATTCAAGTCGTAAAAAAACAAAACGGATGTAA
- a CDS encoding class I SAM-dependent methyltransferase, translating to MIVTTAGRTNDQMIEKAKQIALELQTSYIPRRKRSITTIHQFVTQPVLVVGKERLELHFPNGREPLFFHPNSASFRAKRILKGESEPFLQATKLQKGMTFLDCTLGLATDSIIASLAVGSEGKVVGIEGSVYIAYLTKQGLRHWDSDVVELNEAMRRICVHHDDFRSFLAQCDDKSYDVVYLDPMFEVSIEESDGIKGLKQAALYTNVTKEDIEQAKRVARQRVVLKDHWQSSRFHQFGFSVYRRKTAKFHFGTIELS from the coding sequence ATGATTGTGACAACTGCAGGTAGAACGAATGACCAAATGATCGAGAAAGCGAAACAAATTGCGTTAGAATTACAAACTTCATACATTCCGCGTCGAAAACGTTCCATTACGACCATCCACCAATTCGTAACTCAACCTGTTCTTGTCGTTGGAAAAGAGAGATTAGAACTCCATTTTCCGAACGGACGTGAACCGTTATTTTTTCATCCTAATTCTGCTTCTTTTCGAGCAAAGCGCATTTTAAAAGGAGAAAGTGAACCGTTTTTACAAGCTACGAAGTTACAAAAGGGGATGACGTTTTTAGATTGTACGCTTGGATTGGCGACCGATAGTATTATCGCCAGCTTAGCTGTTGGTTCGGAAGGAAAAGTGGTAGGAATTGAGGGGAGTGTATATATCGCTTACTTAACAAAACAAGGGTTACGTCATTGGGATAGCGATGTAGTTGAACTTAATGAAGCGATGCGACGTATTTGTGTGCATCATGATGATTTTCGCTCATTTTTAGCGCAATGCGATGATAAATCATATGATGTTGTTTATTTGGATCCGATGTTTGAAGTAAGTATTGAAGAGTCGGATGGGATAAAGGGATTAAAACAGGCAGCGCTATATACGAACGTAACAAAAGAAGATATCGAACAGGCGAAACGAGTAGCCCGTCAACGAGTTGTGTTGAAAGATCATTGGCAAAGCTCGCGATTTCATCAATTTGGTTTCTCTGTTTATCGAAGAAAAACAGCAAAATTTCATTTCGGTACGATTGAACTTTCGTAA
- a CDS encoding BrxA/BrxB family bacilliredoxin has translation MFMSYEEYMRQVVQPMRDELVNGGFTELRTSEEVEQFMEQVEGTTFVVVNSVCGCAAGLARPAAIQAVQMSEKKPNHLVTVFAGQDREATAKMREYFVGIEPSSPSMALLKGKEVVHFIPRHDIEANSLENIMQNIMQAFEKHC, from the coding sequence ATGTTTATGTCATATGAAGAATATATGCGTCAAGTTGTACAACCGATGCGTGATGAATTAGTCAATGGTGGATTTACAGAGTTACGTACGAGTGAAGAAGTGGAACAATTTATGGAACAAGTGGAAGGAACAACTTTTGTTGTCGTTAATTCTGTTTGTGGTTGTGCAGCAGGGCTTGCGCGTCCAGCAGCTATTCAGGCGGTACAAATGAGCGAGAAAAAACCGAATCATCTCGTTACTGTTTTTGCAGGGCAAGATCGAGAAGCGACAGCTAAAATGCGTGAGTATTTTGTCGGTATCGAACCTTCTTCTCCATCGATGGCATTATTAAAAGGTAAAGAAGTTGTTCATTTTATTCCACGTCACGATATCGAAGCAAACTCGCTCGAAAATATTATGCAAAATATTATGCAAGCTTTTGAAAAACATTGCTAA